The window GTGCTTCGACATCACCTCGCGCTCGCCCATCCGCCTCGTGCAGAGGTACACCACCACGTTATCTATACTTGTATACAACGTGCTGGCGAGGAGGGGCTGGACGTGGGCTCCGTCGACCTCATCGTGTGCTTCGACATCACCTCGCGCTCGCCCATCCGCCTCGTGCAGAGGTACACCACCACGTTATCTATACTTGTATACAACGTGCTGGCGAGGAGGGGCTGGACGTGGGCTCCGTCGACCTCATCGTGTGCTTCGACATCACCTCGCGCTCGCCCATCCGCCTCGTGCAGAGGTACACCACCACGTTATCTATACTTGTATACAACGTGCTGGCGAGGAGGGGCTGGACGTGGGCTCCGTCGACCTCATCGTGTGCTTCGACATCACCTCGCGCTCGCCCATCCGCCTCGTGCAGAGGTACACCACCACGTTATCTATACTTGTATACAACGTGCTGGCGAGGAGGGGCTGGACGTGGGCTCCGTCGACCTCATCGTGTGCTTCGACATCACCTCGCGCTCGCCCATCCGCCTCGTGCAGAGGTACACCACCAcgttcccgtgtaaatcccgatccctcgggaactccgggataaaaagcctatgtgtaattctgggtcttcagctacctatataccaaatttcatcgttacCAGTtatgtagtatttgcgtgaaagagtaacaaacatccatacatactcacttCAATATTAGTAGGGTataaactagcggactggcccgacttcgccCGGGTAtactacaattttatcccgGTGACTCCATTCCCATGTGAATTTTTTAACAACTGAATGACAGACGTGtcaagtgttaaaaatatttcatttagtaAACAATTACAGCTTTGCATTATTCAAATACCCTAATCCCAATGctaagtacaaaattaaaaaaaacaactcacAACATTGttctaaatatagaaaataaactcaagccttcttattcataaaaatatatgaagttatgaaaggcttataaagtgttttgtttctttcactccttagcgaaatgaaagagaccaaacatattttagtagttgtttatctaaaataggtttatagtgtttttatgaataagagggaaggtatataattatcacatttttttacttagcCTGGTTGAGTGTCCTACTACTGACCAAAGGCTTTTATTCCGAATCACCCAGTCGGCGGCAAGATCCTTCCATAGCAGATATTTTATGACCAGGCTAATCtcatgactagctgacccgcacaacttcgcttgcaacataagagaaaatgcgtcaacattttccttgtttttgtaatattttttactcgtattctgctcctattggtcgtagcatgatgatatatagcctatagccttcctcgataaatgggctatctaacactggaagaatttttcaaatcggcccagtagttcctgagtttagcgcgttcaaacaaacaaacaaactctccagctttataatataatatagataataaaatatcgataaCGTATCAATATCTTATCTTGAAACAATCGATAGTTAGTACTCATGTTATTGGTACAGATGCGGTCGCACGGGGCGGGAACGCGGCGGACAAGTGTTCGTACTTGTCACTGAAGGAAGAGAACATCAGGTAATTAACACATTTCTTTTTTCccctttcttttataaaaagacaactcccacactaaccgccagtttctgagtacatttagcggtagattatctattcaatagcatttttttatatgagttttaacgctattgtatagataaactaccgctaaatgtacctcagaatccgGGGATAagcattgctcttgtgttgcggggaattttacaaacacacaaacaacggacacaaagcacggcCATAcccgaacaaacaaacaaaacaattatttgtggatagcataaataattgtcaaaCGGAGGCTAGGAGGTAACtagatttcaatattttcttcgaGTAGGTATTCTTACCTAACTCTTCTATACTATCTAGCCTtctatattttgaattaatttccaagtaaagttaaagaaaataaaattgagtaTTCAATATGAATGTTAAATGCATTTTCTTCCACACACTTATTTATGCGCCCCGCTTAGTAACGATTACACTTTCgcataaataaaagtaaagatcATCGTTATTTGATATGGGAAATACAAAAATGACTTTTTCCAAGATgtcggccgggggacaaggttggtcatataacaaaaaaaaatcgtctaGTGGAAAATGCGCGCTAAGgtctaaaaaattgtttcaatttagtaatattattgaatattgtCAATTTATTGCAGACTCTACAGGACAGTATGCGTCAAAGGGACGGTCTCAACAAAAAGATCCTACAATCTAAAGAAGTAGAGAAGAACCTGTACAATATGAACCCTCGGATGATGCCGCGGGACTTCACGCCTAAATGTCAGAAGATGTTCATCACGGTGGAGAAGAAACCAGACCCTAAGGACAAGGGAAAAGATGCCATCGAAAAGGCGAAGAAGGTAAACGAGAATacggtagttgcctaccagtcaaatcagctactctttattaaatgtcaaaaacacattttagtatataaatacgatgtagtgacgtcactatgttatattttcaggtatcaaatgagtgtctaataatatgtttcagtctgtaataattacaatttcaacattatttacgaaaaaagctacatagtctgagcattttagatgaaccttttacgagtacgagtttaataatttttcgttaacccaggcaCTACccaatttatgtatttatgacattaatttaataaggtCTTGGCTAAGttaacagccgcgcggatcgatcttcTGAGGTTAAGCTGAGCTTGCCGATGTTATTCTTTGGAcgggtgaccatctcatacataacgagttcctccgtgtttcgggaAGCACATTAAATtgtcggtcccggctgtcattttcaaagatctttgacggtcgttaacagtagtcagaagcttgaaagtctgaaaaccagtcttaccgaagggtatatcgtgttataacccaggtatctGGGATGTGGAGGTGAGAGAGGTAGTCGCTGTATGTAAAACACTGAAATTCAGCTGCATTcagtaagactggaagccgactccaacatagagTGGAAGAAAGGCTGAACGACAGCTAGGACCACAAGTTAACGTGCCGTTTATGCACCTAACAaactcggcaagcgtagcttaaacACAGAGATCAATatcggctgttgttaactaagccacgagtttCTTCCAATTAAATCaagtaaagtaaatttaacccattactgtcccactgctgggcaagggtctcctcccgtaatgagggaggggttaggcctttagtccaccacgctggccaagtgcgggttggggactttgcatgccgtcaataaaaaaaaaattgtttcatacaATTAAATCAAAAGCAACTTTAACAATACCAGGCACTTAAGTGTAATTTCCCATTTTAGGGTCAAAAAGATCTGCGCAGCATGCTTCTAGGTCGACCTTCAAGCAGTGGAGCAAGTACAAACAGAAACGTCGCAGATACTGGTAATTTGATAACGGAAGATGAATTCAAAGAGTTATTCCCTGACGGCTACAATGATCCTGACCTGATGCCTGAGTTAAAAGAATGTTGGGCGTGGAGTAAAGgtaacaaaagatttatttacatacataatatcacgcatttTTACTATAGACCGAGAACAAATAACGCTATTTGGAaccttacaaatttcctttgcctcattcacttCCATGCATGTTGTCATGCacataatctaatatataaaattaccataatatatcacaatgttagttaccgtactcctccgaaacggcttgatcgattctccttaaattttgtgagcatattgagtaggtctgataatcggccaacatctattcatatatatatatatcatcatatccctaagtgacacattttttttattttatttatatagcaaaacaatgtttgccagGTACAAATACACACATACAGCTTGTACAAATTATTACCtatcaaaattaaagaaaatattatgtgcACCTCATTTAACTACTGATTTTTCTTTGAcgcaaacataatatataaaaggactttcacaaaaaatatatgcttCCCTTGTATTGATTAAAACCTTTGTTGCTAACCACTTCATtgatgaacaaaataaatattgttaaatagaAAACACAAGAAGTCATCCCATATCTTTTTCATATTTGTCGTGCAATATTTTGAAGCTTTCGTGTTGAACATTTTCAGATTCTTTCAAAACTATCTCGGAGTTAAAAGAGAGTGAGTTAAAGTTAACAAGATGGTTAGAGTGGCAGAGAACTTTACAGAAAGTGGTTAATGTTAGCCATTCAAGAGATTCAGAGATATTGTCTGAACTACTGCAGTTCGCTGATGCTAAGCGATTTGAAATGCCGCCTTCCACCCAAAATCCATGTAAGCACAAAATAAATAGAGTCTAATGTAGTAGTACTAGtagtaatagaatacgggaattaacgcgaacatgcattttaccttaaaatgcctaacgtttcggcgcaggttgcactcgcagTCGTCGTGGCAACGTTTGgcgttttaaggtaaaatgcgtgttcgcgttaattaaACATGCAaggcgagagtttaaaagttataaatagagTCTACTTATATACTCATAGTCCGACAACATAGTatagagccttggcatgcacgatttatctggatcataattcattattttgccttttccaaaataaagtagctgtatcaagcTGACCTCCGTCAATTCCGCGGGTCTCTGATGTCCTATATCtatgatgttataataatttaaaattttgaattttgtgaaCCTACGCCAGCCGCGaactttgcatacaaggctttctTCTTAGTAGCTTGACTGTAACTAGTTTTTACCCGTTAACCCGTTGCTCTCCCTTTGGGTCTTCTCCCGTTCGAGGGAGGAGTTTAGCCTTGAGTCCACTGCTTACCATTACggttattacttttaaactctcgcgttgcatgtttaatgtataatagaatacgggaattaacgcgaacacgcatttaaccttaaaatgcctaaggtaaaatgcgtgttcgcgttaattgccgtgttctattatacattacGGTAATAATTATACTTCAGAGCATCACAGACATTAAGTAACTAACagacatttttttcttctaGGCTTTAACACTCAACAATCACCAGTTAAAACAATGCCGCCCTCACAGAAAGTAGCATTCTTATCTCCCGCCAAAACTAAACAAAGTAAAAAGAAGCAGAAGGCGCCTGTAGCCAAATCTCCCGGGAAAAGAGACGGGGATATACGTGCCCTATTCAGTACTGCTACGAAATCTACCAAGAATTATACCAAACTTATTAACGATTTAGGTATACAGAACAATGGCAGCATTCCCACCAGACTTTTCAGTCTATTCGTCGATTTGAGCTTAGAAAGTACTAGTTCAATCAAAAAATGTTACTTCTgcgaaaatgtttgtaattgcaccgatataaaaaaactacataaagTTAAGAAACCGTCACTCTCACTCCTCTCGCGTCTCAGCGAGCCTCGTTTACCTGATATTGACCTCATAGATGACTTTGACGCTGactctatactaaaatgtgctAAAAAACCTGATGTAGAagtttcaaataacaaaaacacaagtCCAAAGAAAGGGGAACTGAATATGAGCAATAATTTCGATCTAGAATTAGATTTCCTTGCGCCAAATGATTCAAAATCTGTAATAGAAGACGAGCCTGAGAATAACACTTCGGGCAAATCAGATCATTTTGATTTAGGCAATATTGACGATATATTTGCTGACAGTAGCCCGGAAGAGGCGATAGTGCAAGAAGTTCAAGTTGAAGAACAACCGAAGCCAGAAGCGAAGGAAGTGTTAAACTTCTTTGGTTTAGATAGTGTTGAGGACATATTTGCTGATGACGAAATTGATAACACACCTCCAGAGCCGACGCAGAAAGCTAAAAACAACTTcacaaatgttaaaataaaccaATCGCCGAAAAAACCGTCTCAAACTGAATATCCAATAAGTCCTTCTATACTTTCTGGTCGGCCTACTCAGAGAGAGCCGTCTTCGCCGATACTCGGCACTCAGAGCCAAGGGCGTAGATTCCAACTAAGTACTAAAAAAACTAAGCCTGGAAGTTCTACACCTATTCCTAATTGCCGGAAACAATTAATAGACCCAGCAGTTAACGAGGTTATAGTTATCAATGATGATAAACCTGAGAGTTTGGTCAAAGATAAGTCGATAGACACGACGAATAAAAGTATGTTCACGATCACACAACTCGTAGATATGATTAATACGAGCGATAGAAATGAGTCTGGGGTAAGAAAGTTGAATGTAGGCAAGGCACAACATAAGGAAAAAGAAAGGAGCGTATCGCCGATTCTGCTAACTCAAACTAGGAATTTAAAATGCCCATCACCAATACTAGCTTCTCAAACTAGAAGGAATACTTCTCCAATCCTTCTAACACAAACTGAAAGAAGAAGATCGTCTATTAATTTGAATAGTTCTATACAAACACAATCTACATCTCAACCCAAGCGAAACGAAAGTCTTATTATATTAGACAGTGATAGCGATCCCGATGACACGTTTCTATATGATGCTGCAGAAGCGATAAATAAGACTGAAAGTTCTAAAATTGTGAACAAACTAAACTCCAGCCCGGTCAGTTCTAAAAGGAAGCTTGATAACAGCAGTGACTCGATAACGGCATCCCCGTACTTCAATAAGAAACCAAAGTTAGACAGCCAGAGTGGTAAACAACTGAGTCTACAAGAAAAAGTCCTAGCCGCTATTACTTCCAATAAAATGAACAAACATTTCAGGAACGATAATACAACTCTTAACTGTACTGTATCACCTAGTAACTTCTTTTCgcaaaaggaaaataaaaatccacAGTTTTTAGATAACGATGATGATAAACCCGACACTAGCCCAAAGAAGAATAATTTGAGTATGTTACAAATGTTTAGAAGAGATAGCAAAGTCGACAAGAacaaaataacagaaatatttaacGCAAGTCCGAAAAAATCGTCGTCGTCACAAAAACGAAAGCTGGCTTTTGATGACAGTGAAGATGAGTTTGTCACTGAtgacaaaagtaataaaaaaagtgaGCGGCCTATGAACGGCGATAAATGTAAAACTACAACTAATCATAAAGTTCGAAAAGTGAGTAATTTTTCTTACGTTACAAacgaggcgcccgtagccagttgcgctcaccggtctgacatagatctgtgggtgaagcaaccgttggcgcggtcattctatagatgggtgaccgcatagtggtatttgagctgggcgtctccgtgcttcggagggcacgtaaaaagtcggtcccggttgttgtcaactaagataacagtcgttaagccatgtcaaaggccttacgggcggcttgaacaactttgacactaggttgaccactaaccatacgatatgaatgaatgatgaacgtTACAATCTCAAGCAATGGTTACAATATACACATCATTAGTCTACCATTTCTTGCTGAATGAATACTAAtactttacatggagcgactgcctactAGACCTCCACAAACCAGttacttgtaattataattagaatAAAAGCATACAGTCACTATTTTAACGTCCAAAATCCAGAGTTAAATCGGTTTCCATCTTTGAATTCTCAATTCAGTGATGTGTTGCTCACAgataactattataaaaaccttttttaaatatctatcatttttattttagaagaaaaagaAGCACAATTCGTTTATAGACAATGAAGCGGAACTATCGGATGACGAGGAGAACAGTGGTGACGAGCTGTCGGACGATAGCATAGGTAGCATTATAGACTTTATATGTGATGACAGTGTCATACCTCAGGAGGAAGACATACAGGCTGTCTACTTGAAGTCTATCAAGTAAGTCTTACCAAACCTACGTGCTTTTTTAaggacatctcccgcactaagaattgttcttgtgtcgcgggaacgtTCAcgaacatacaagcaacggacacaaagtacaaccagacctaaaacaattatttgtaagtagatcacacaaacaattgttcagtgtgggaatcgaagctacgacctcccgacgccacggtagcggcgtggtgaccttaaccactacgcAACCGAGGCTGTGTATACAGTAGCTTATTACAATCTAATTGAGTCACCGAGgaaagtttatttttgcataaaatatgctGGCTAATAATAAACACTCCTAATGTTTGAGTAAGATTTTGTAATCATTGATAATTAATTTGCTTTAGTACtcttatttatgaataaaatctgtaaaataatagttatatgTTGTAATTTTAAGTCATGGTTTTTGTTTCATAGGAGTCCAATAAAAGCTGGTGCGTTCAAGATACCTGAATTACCAAAGAAGTACAATAGAGAGGACATATTATCGCAATATGTTGAAGAAGATGCGTATGAAATGGTACgatatttaattgtataaacatatttaataaataaaaataataaatttaacccatttatgtcctactgctgggcaagggtctcccgtaatgaggggagggttaggccttgagtccaccacgctggcctattGCGGGTTTGGCTGTTcaaaagaactctcaggcatgcaaggttgcatcacgatgttttccttcaccgttggaacaagtgataattatttctaatacacacataactttgaaaagttattggtgtattgcctcgggttcgaacctgcgaccacttgcgtggaggAAGCATGAAAATATATGTTGTTGTTAATATTAATGTCTATTTGTCAACAGGATAGTTTTTGCGTGGACTCCCATATCGGTCTAACACAAGTGAATGAAGTATCAGAGCTTGAATTAGCTGAAATTATTTTAGAAGAGAAAAGGAAAACTAAGAAGAAATCTAGGAGAATATGTTCTGAAGACGAGAGTCCCGAGGCCAAACCGAAAAGTAAGCCTAAAAGAAGGCAAATACACAGCGACTCAGAAGATGAAAGCGAATGACGTCATAATGGTCCAATAATTTTCGTAAGCAGTTTTACGTGCCATAGTTATTTCTATAAGTATTGTATGAACAAGTTTTTTTTGAAGTAGCATCAATAGGGTAGTTGTcaaccagtcaaatcagctactctaattcaaaaatacattttaggaacaaaatacaaagatttattgacgtcaacattatttacgaaataatatcATAGCCTGATTTTAGATGATTCTTGAATCTTTTATGACtacaactaaatattttttggttacccagtcaactacccaattcaAGTTTTTAGAATCTCAATGGAAAAATTTGGGAGTGGAATAATTATGGctctgtaaatatattttttttatatagatggTGAATACATGAGACTTGTTATAATTAACATGTAGGCCAATTCGCATTGTACCGAAGGAAAGACTTTGTTGGTGGAATTCGTGTGCTATTAGTTGAGTAGTCTTCTTATATGAAGTTTTTTGATAAACATCCAGCCGGTCTGggttttatttgttactgtgatataaattatagtaatgcacttattatttatttagtgtcttactaataaacgtggtgGCAGCCGTTTTCACTCATTTACAgccaacctgggtaactttgaattttttttttctgatccTGAtttcgatagctggccggttgtcggtagtcgatagtagtagtagagaatcgagctactgatcacTAGTGATAAAGCACTGTTTAACTAATCACTAATCAAAGCTTACGcgatgtttattagtaagacaaatataatttgttataagCATATCTTACAAGTTCCAAATTCGTATgtgtaattttgtttcattatgaaaaatgtaattaacgaatttattttaatgtaaatcatgttgtatataatttgtaaaataaaagatattatattacttataaatagttttatttatgattttcgTCAATAAGATATTGCTAAGTTATTCAACAATTGTATTTGGAAAGCAATTGACTATtcgatcaaatatttttaatatgaacaACTACTAGTCTGAAGAATAAGAATATTTGTGAACATAATCAGATGCCATTTCCTGCATGAAACACATTTATGAAAATTGAATTCAAATGACTTAAACAATGCgatatttataataagatttatactatttatatagTTATTTCTGTGATATTTGAATGAAGAGTACCTCGTGGATGGTCTAGTTTgatagtttaattgaacaacTATCTATTTATGTAAGTGTCCAATCAACGTACTATAATAATGACTTAATGTAGGTAGTTAAAGTTCTCTCGCTTATAATCATAAAATCTATGGCTACCGGCATACAACAAATACAATATGAAGTACTTATTTAAAgttgtagttattttattatctaatgtcaaattgtaatgtaattgtaatttcATCATTCGTCCCGGTACACGGCAAAAGACTGTTttacatgaaactaacattgtaaacggCGAAACACGGGTGTGTTTCATATGCTTCTGCCTAGACCCTAAGGTAAAACTGGCGCgacattttgtatgtatgtatatatgtatgtttgtttgtttgtttgtatgtctgtatgtatgtcttATTATCTGACTAGGCTCGTGAAAGTTCACAAATATTCCGCCTGCGTGATTATTCTTCAACTGCCGTAGACTTGGGTTCAGCTTCTTTAGGTTGTTTGGCTTTATGAAGATCTTCCAACTCTGCTTGTAATTCAGCATACCTCTTTTGTAATTGCTTCTCTCTGTCGGTTTGGCGGTTGACATCCTCCGTCAATGACTAGAACAACATTACAAGATATAGTAAACTAGCTTATAACCGCGACTTAGTCCGCGTGAatagatttcccggggtaaaatgtatcttatgtgttaatctagttttaaataggtgtaccaaatttcatgaaaaccagttcagtagttttgaaagagtaacagacatacaaacttCAATTCATCTTATggtctttcgcatttataatattaataggatattCAGATAAGTGCAAGTTACGTCAGACAGGAAACTAGCGATTACGTCAACTACTAATTTGGCAGATACAGGGACCATTAAAAAATCATATCTACGCTTGTACTATTAATACGAAAGTATTgatgaaaaattaaatgatCTGAAGAGTGGACAATGTAGACGTACCTCTATTCTACGTGGAATGGCTGCCTTCTCTTGCTCAGCTAAGAACTTAAACGTGGATAACTCCAAGTTAGCGTGCTCTATCTGATCTTGTAACTCTTGGAACTGCTTTATTAGTGACGCTGCTCGACTTTGGTATCCACCTGATAATGAAagcaaaatacatattatttggtTATTAAAATAGACATTAACAATACTGTTTATATGTGTAGTAGATTAATAGATTTTATGACGCCTTTTAAAGGTTTAGGCAGCGGTGTACGAAATACAACCAGGTTTCGCTTTTCACAATGACGCCTATTACCATTTATAGCACAGAACATTACAACAGCaacagaacaaaatattactaatataaattagaaaacaccaatagtacatacgtacatagcaacacgggaatcgaacccgagagaGAGCCTTAGAGCATTAGACAGACACATTaccgcaccacagaggcaaATATGTACAACttggtaatataatttattagtgcAAGTTCTAGTACGGCCCctgagttattaccgatttgacagattattctttaaattaatcgatataaccttgcacgagcgacacatttgccgaatgatttagaatacctctttaatataaaactttatgtcaaaatatcagaattaagtaattttccaataaacactgtttcaaaacttaaaatagtttgtaaataatgtgaaaacatacattttttgttctttggcgcgcttgtacaaagttacatggtgcggattcgtgcgtctagttttcatagtgatgtgcttaattgtattcggtccgaattcattggaatagatatgatttttatttcaaggaatattgatggaatataggaataagaaatatggatatttattttatttcatcaaggatactccacctaatgaagaacttgtgtctttaactattattggttttgattttatttaattacactctatactagaatatttaaaaacaaactgtaccaaaatgatattaatgttactGGTTacagtcacttcactagtattgtcatgtgtcaaatcggtaataattcagcggccctactataataaaatatattaaaattaacaagtACCCTCATATTCTAGTATTAAGAAATCGCTACGAACCTGTCAATACTCTCAGTTTCTTCTCCATTTTAGAGCATTTCTTGGCCTCTTTGGCCATATGGCTTCTGTTCTGTTCCAGTCTTTTCTCAGCTGATTCTAACCTGTCTTTCTTACTCGCTAAATTGGCACGAGTGTATCTGTTTTGTCCTGGTAAGAAGAGCACCTGGAATACAATACAAagattaaaaactataaatggCATTAGAAAGTTTAAGGAAAAGTTGTAGGATCGgcggactaaagaacataagtaaaaaaaatcgacttcaaataattcaatacgccATCTGACTAAAGCACTTAAGTCACTGAGAAATAATTCCCAGTCAGTTGCGAAGTAGAAAAATCTGCACGAGTCAGTCGCTGTTCAGTGTCACATAGAACATCATGTATACATATTCCTACGCTTGAATGACGTACGCCACCGTCGTCACCGTATAAAGAAAAAACCTTTTAAGCATTCTGTACGTCGGAATCGGAACGTACGGACCATAAGCA of the Anticarsia gemmatalis isolate Benzon Research Colony breed Stoneville strain chromosome 6, ilAntGemm2 primary, whole genome shotgun sequence genome contains:
- the Fancm gene encoding FA complementation group M, with product MTNTPSSSKTKQNDEFEDDEVFDDSSLLANFDNTFKQTSRFSESHIEDSFNRTALNVSALCCDEEISGYDKLTGKTWIYPTNYPVRDYQFNIIQAAILKNTLVSLPTGLGKTFIAAVMMYNFYRWYPLGKIIFTAPTRPLVAQQIEACYNIIAIPPNDTIEMTGVMPVSVRKTHWQEKRVFFATPQVIYNDMKSGICPCDKVRCLVLDEAHKARGNYAYCQIVSTLDSVGHKVYRLLALSATPGSKVEDVVTVVRNLHIAHLELRTEDCIDVAPYSHSRKIKTVVIKLTPELDNLRQQFVEIMDGYARKLKECNILPQNLGNISKGRVVMLYKEFLNKNPSARHPQHNYIMKDLTPLVTLYHALELLSTHGSRVFLRYFEGREEKSWIQSNDRLTALLERLREDLGVDPLSLDRSMLPDGTVPEIPKNLIFGHPKYDKLKEIVMFHFEKAQQNKQDTRAIVFCEYRESVQLVYCLLLQCRPLIMPEMFVGQCASGKDGKAVVSQKQQLRVMRKFREGACNVLAATSVAEEGLDVGSVDLIVCFDITSRSPIRLVQRCGRTGRERGGQVFVLVTEGREHQTLQDSMRQRDGLNKKILQSKEVEKNLYNMNPRMMPRDFTPKCQKMFITVEKKPDPKDKGKDAIEKAKKGQKDLRSMLLGRPSSSGASTNRNVADTGNLITEDEFKELFPDGYNDPDLMPELKECWAWSKDSFKTISELKESELKLTRWLEWQRTLQKVVNVSHSRDSEILSELLQFADAKRFEMPPSTQNPCFNTQQSPVKTMPPSQKVAFLSPAKTKQSKKKQKAPVAKSPGKRDGDIRALFSTATKSTKNYTKLINDLGIQNNGSIPTRLFSLFVDLSLESTSSIKKCYFCENVCNCTDIKKLHKVKKPSLSLLSRLSEPRLPDIDLIDDFDADSILKCAKKPDVEVSNNKNTSPKKGELNMSNNFDLELDFLAPNDSKSVIEDEPENNTSGKSDHFDLGNIDDIFADSSPEEAIVQEVQVEEQPKPEAKEVLNFFGLDSVEDIFADDEIDNTPPEPTQKAKNNFTNVKINQSPKKPSQTEYPISPSILSGRPTQREPSSPILGTQSQGRRFQLSTKKTKPGSSTPIPNCRKQLIDPAVNEVIVINDDKPESLVKDKSIDTTNKSMFTITQLVDMINTSDRNESGVRKLNVGKAQHKEKERSVSPILLTQTRNLKCPSPILASQTRRNTSPILLTQTERRRSSINLNSSIQTQSTSQPKRNESLIILDSDSDPDDTFLYDAAEAINKTESSKIVNKLNSSPVSSKRKLDNSSDSITASPYFNKKPKLDSQSGKQLSLQEKVLAAITSNKMNKHFRNDNTTLNCTVSPSNFFSQKENKNPQFLDNDDDKPDTSPKKNNLSMLQMFRRDSKVDKNKITEIFNASPKKSSSSQKRKLAFDDSEDEFVTDDKSNKKSERPMNGDKCKTTTNHKVRKKKKKHNSFIDNEAELSDDEENSGDELSDDSIGSIIDFICDDSVIPQEEDIQAVYLKSIKSPIKAGAFKIPELPKKYNREDILSQYVEEDAYEMDSFCVDSHIGLTQVNEVSELELAEIILEEKRKTKKKSRRICSEDESPEAKPKSKPKRRQIHSDSEDESE